The region TTCGTCGACCCGCTGCAGCCGGACGACCGCCTCCGCCACCTTCTTGAGGGGCGGATTGCCGGCCTCCTTGTACAGCAGTGCGAGACGTTCCGCGAAGGCTGTCCGTGCCCCTGCGTCGGAGCTCAAGGCCTCCACCCCTTCCTTCCCCCGCACTTGGACATCCGGACCGGAAAACTCACCTTAGCGGGCTGACCTGCGGCGAAGGCCTCGGCCCGAGACCGGAACCTCCTCAGTCGGAACCTCACCTGGCAGGATCGTTTCCCAGCGGCGCACCAAGGGGCCCTACCCCGACGGACCACCTGCACAGTCCTCGGAGAGAGACCTCCTGATGCCTGCTGTCGGCCACCAGCTGCCGGACTCACGAGCCGTGTGACGGTCTCGGCTCCTGGGCCCGAGGGGATCTGTGGAGCCGGTCCCGTCGGACCGCGCCCACGTTGACCACGGGTCCGCCCCGAGTCCACGGTCCGCGCCACCCGGCGCGAACCGCCCCCGCCCGCGCCGTTCGGCACCGGTCCCCACGAGGGGAGGGACCGGTGACGAATGGCGCGGCGTGCGACGGGGGTGCGGCCTGGCAGGACCGTCCGACGGGGGAGAGCGACCCGCCGGCGCCCTCGTCCTGAGCGGCGTCGCCGCCACCCCGGCCACCCCGGCCGCGCATCCGGCGGGCCTCCGCAGGCAGCCACGACTGGCCCGGCGCACGGATCTGCCTCACGACCACGGGGAGTCCGGTTCTCCGAACCCCGGCAGGGTGACCACCGCTTGGACGAACCCACCCAAGAACCGGAAGACGGCCACCGGCTACCGCGCGGCGCCGGGCAAGCACGGACCTGAGCAACCGCTTCTGAACACCCCGCCACGCCCGGCACCGTGACATCGGCCCGGTCTCTCCCCCGCGAAGGAGCCGTCCGGCGTCGGTTGCCCTGCTGCACGTGAGGGGTGGGCAGGGGGCGAGAGGACCCGGTCCGCCCGGACGTTGGGGCTCGACGCGTCGGAATGATTCTGACGCGGGAACGGGCGGAAGCGCTGAACACTCGCCTTGCGCTGTGTTCCACATCACTATCGCCCATCGCCGCGCTCGTGATCTGCTGCAGCGCCTACGGCGGACTGAATTCCCGGCGCTGGCCACGCAGTTGGTCGCCCACAACGCAGGAGAGGCGCCTACTCGCATGAGTAGGCGCCTCTTACCTGTGTTCCTTCAGTCGGGGTGGCGGGATTTGAACCCACGACCTCTTCGTCCCGAACGAAGCGCGCTGCCAAGCTGCGCTACACCCCGAAGCAACGAGCTCTACTTTAGCGGACCGATCCCCGTAGGTGAAATCCGGTTGTTGTGGAGCCGGGGAGCGGGCCTGACCTGGTCGGTCCCGATGGTGATCAAGGGGAGGGCGCAGAGGGCCAGGGCGAGGGTGAGTGCGGTGGTGACGGTGGGGGAGGGGGCGCCGGTGGCGGCGGGGAAAGCGAGAGCGAAGGCGAGGTAGAGCAGGGGGTAGGCCGGCCACTGCCAGGCGTAGGACAGGCGGAAGCCGCGTGGGGTGGTCAGCAGCAGCCAGTCGGCGAGGGCGGCGAGCGGCATGAGTGTGTAGAGGAGCTGGTGGGAGACGGCTTGGGCGGCACCGGAGGCGGTGGTCGGCAGTGTGAAGGCGGTGGAGTCGGCCGCCGGGAGGACGTAGTGGAGGAGGGCGGGGAGGGAGAGGAAGGGGACGAGCGCGCCGGCGATGCGGGGGCTCACGGGGTGGTGGCCGGTCCAGGCGCGGTGCGCGGAGCAGGCGAAGACCAGTGCCGCGGCGATATTGGCCTGCACGGTGAAGCGGGTGAGGAGCTGGGCCGGGCCCGTGGTGCCGGTGGCCGCCAGGACCAGTCCGGTCAGCGCGGCGGCGGTGATGAGGAGGCGGAAGGCGGCGGCCAGAGGGTGTCGGCTCATGGGGGCGACGGCTGCTGCCGGGGTGCGGGCGGCGGCGCCGGCCGGATCGGTGGCGTGGCGCGTGGACTGCGAGGTCCGGGTGGGATCGGACATCCCTCCACGTTACGGGGATGATCAGCGGGCGCGGGAGGCCCCATCCGGCAAAACTCCTCCGGGGCATTCCGCTCCGGCCATCCCTTAGGGACACCCCTTGGCTGGCCTTCCCGGAATCCCCGGCACTGCTCCTGGAACCCCTGCCGCACCGCTCCCGGAACCCCTGGGTGATCCCTTCGGAACTCGATGGCCACGTCCTCTGGCAGGAGCCCGGTCCGGAGGCGGGGCGCGGGTTCGGAGCGGGGGTCCGGAGTGGGTTCCGGAGTGGGTTCCGGAGTGGGTTCCGGAGTGGGTTCCGGATCTCGGGGGTCCGGTGTGGATTCCGGATCCAGAGCTGGGGGCCGGAGGGGTCCCGCGCCCTGCCCCGCAGCCCGAGACCACTCCATTCACGCAGCCCCACCGCACGGAATGGCCACCCCACCGGATCCCACGGAATGGCCACCCCACCGGGAACCTCGCCGAGTCCCACCGGGTCCCGCCAGGGGTCTGGCCCCGCCTCCGGTCGCCTCAGTCCCGTGCCGTCAGGGTCAGCAGCGTCGCCTCCGGGGGGCAGGCGAAGCGGACCGGGGTGTAGCGGTTGGTGCCGCAGCCGGCGGAGACGTGGAGGTAGGAGGTGTGGCCGGCGGCGGTGTGGGTGGAGAGGCCCTTCACGCGGTCGGTGTCGATGTCGCAGTTGGTGACCAGGGCGCCGTAGAAGGGGATGCAGAGCTGGCCGCCGTGGGTGTGGCCGGCCAGGATCAGCGGATAGCCGTCGGCGG is a window of Streptomyces caniferus DNA encoding:
- a CDS encoding integral membrane regulator translates to MSDPTRTSQSTRHATDPAGAAARTPAAAVAPMSRHPLAAAFRLLITAAALTGLVLAATGTTGPAQLLTRFTVQANIAAALVFACSAHRAWTGHHPVSPRIAGALVPFLSLPALLHYVLPAADSTAFTLPTTASGAAQAVSHQLLYTLMPLAALADWLLLTTPRGFRLSYAWQWPAYPLLYLAFALAFPAATGAPSPTVTTALTLALALCALPLITIGTDQVRPAPRLHNNRISPTGIGPLK